The region GTTTCTCAATGACGGAAAGGTGTAGTAGTAGTTTGCCGTGGCTTGAAATTTTTGAAAACCGATATTCGCACCGATCGCGGGAAACGAGACATTATAGTCTGCGGTTATGTATTCCCCCTTTGTGGGGTCACCAGCATTATAGCGGCAAGGTTCAGAAGGTTCGCCCTTCGCTATGAGGTCGAGAAGCGAGTATTTCACCGAACAATTTTGCCGCGTATCGCGAACAAACGTAGCGCCGAGCCCGGAAATGCGGACCCGTTGATCCGGCCGCAGAAGTTCTTTGATAAGCAGGCTTTCAAATTTGAAAAGCCGCACATCCTCGAACCGGTACCTGAGGAAGAAGAGGCTGCGATTCTTTCGACTGATGGTGCGGCTGGTTTCTGCCGAGACCGCAAACCGGTTAATCGTCGGGTCTCCCGCCGGCATTCCAAAATCATCTATCGGATTGCCTTTCTCATCTACCCGTTGAACGATGCCGAAGGTCCCGCGATCAAAAGCCGAGCGAAAGAAGCGTGTAACGGTCGAATCACGCTGGTACAAGGCGCTGATCGTAAGCGGTGCAAAGCGCTTGCCTTTGTCACGCATGAACCTCGGATGGACGAAGTCGAACTGCACCAATTGCTGGCGTTGGCTGACACGCACACGTGCTCCGCCCTGCCAGAGATTTCCAAGTAGATTGATGTGCCGGATGTCAAAAAAGCCGTCGAGTCCAAGATCGGTCGAGAATCCACCGCCGTATGTCATCAGTCGCGGCGGTTGTTCCTCAAGGTTGACAATGATATCGGTCAAACGGGTTCCGTTTGGTCCGTCGCCTGCCGGTTGCGGTTTGATCTCAACTCGAGAAAAAGCGTCTGTTCCATACAGATTCTGTTCACTGGTATATATCTCAGCGGCACGTAACAGATCGTCCGAACGCAACGTCAATGCCTTCAGCACGGCTTCGGTTTTTGTGTTTTCATTGCCGTTTATGAGAATACGCCGGATAACGACCTTCTTGCCTTCGGCATCGACGCTGAACTCGATCTTTACGTTCTCTTTATCCGCATCGGCGGGTAGCTCGATCATTTTTGAGGTAATGCGGGCATCGTAATAACCGAGGTTAGAGTAGTATTCGCGAAGTTTTTGAACGGCATTCCGTTCCCTAGCTCGAGAGTAATTTCTGGCGGTGATGGATGGCAGTTGAGCGAGCAGGTCGTCAGTTGGAATCGCAGCATTTCCGCTGATGCTGACATCGCTGACCACGGTCGGCAGGCCTTCATCGATCACGAATGTGATTATCAGGTCGTCGCCGTTCAGCGATACACCCTGATTGACGCGTACCTCGGCATCACGGTAACCAAGTTCCGACATCAGAGATCTTATAGTCGCAGCGTCTTGTTCGAGGATCGTGGCACTCGTATATCCGTTGCCGTAGCCAAGGACCGGAATCACGCCGAGAATATTTGCTACTTGTGATGTCAGAACGGTCTGCACATCTTCGATGGTCAATTTGTCCGTGCCCTTGATCAGGATCTTTGTCAGCGTAAGTTTGCGGTTTGGATCGACGCCGTATTTTACCTGTATTTCGCGACCCGTCAGTTCGGCACCACCCAGGAATCTGCACAAAGTGTCCGAATCGTTTGGAAGCGGTGTATTCTCATCGTCCGCCAGCGTCGGTGTCGAAGAGCACGCGGGAGTTACCTCGGCAAAGAAGTAGCCTTTTTCTTGATAGTAATTTTCGAGACGGAGTTTACCTTCAATTATAGAGGCATAATCGAGTGTTCCTTCCCGTTTAATAGGAAGCAGTGAAATTTGAGTGCCGCCGGTGATCTTTTTCTTTTCGGGTGTTTCGATAACGACATCAACTATCGGTCCGACCTTGCCCGCTAGGACGATAAGTATCGTGTTTGTATCGCCGTCATACGTAACCTTTGGATCGTCGAGCTGCGGAGCAAGAAATTTGTCTTTTTTCAGAAAGTTGCGGACCTTTACTACATCACCTAGCATACGTTCGCGCGAATATTCTTCGCCCTTACGCAGTTTCAAAAGCTCCGGCGGCAGAGTCTTGTTGTACCCCTCGATATTGACAACAAAATCGCTCACAGTCGCCTGAGCGTTTGGTGTTACCTTGAATGTAACGCCAACATCAGCCTGATTTTGCAGCGGCCGACGCTCATATGTAACTTCCGATCTGTAAAATCCTTTTTCGCGCAGGTAAGCAAGAATCTCATCGGCGCTGTTGCGAAGGGTTTGCTCGGTAACGGCCGAGCCGGGAGTTATCAAGTTAAGCTTAAAGAGCAGATCTTGCTCCGTGATAGGATCGCCAACTGTTTTATCAACAACTATTGATACCTTTTGAGCCTGTGCTTTTCGCTTTATATTAAAAACTAGATCGACATTTCCGGCAGCGTCGAGCGAGGCTGAGACACTAACCGTTTCAATCTTTTTGGTTTTGTATAAGGCGTCGATCGCGTCTCTGATCCGAGGCGCCGAATAAGTCGAACCAACCTGCTCGCGAGCCGTCAGCTTGTACTCTTCTAAAAGCTGAGTGTTGCTGTCAGTTTCGCCGAAGCTTATATTGATGTTGCCTATCGGACGTTTTTCATATTTATTTTGTCCAAACGAAGTGGTTGCCGATGACAATACAATAATAAAGAACGTAGCCACGCACAAAAGCGCGGATGCATGGGATCGCAGTGTTCTCGCCGGTTTATCGCTTCTCGTTTGCATTCAAAAATATGTCCTAAAATCTCCGGCGAAAACGAATTTCAAAACTAAAGTTGTCGCGCGTACGCGTAACGTTGCTCAATGCTCGCTGTTCGTATTGGGCTACTAATGACAGCTTGTTCGACACGCGATATTCGAGTGCGAGTATCTGATTTTGGTCCTGCGACAGGTTGGTTGCGTATGTGACCCTTAAATTCTTATTTATCTGCCGCCCGACAGTTAGCCTTGCCGACGGATTTGCAATATTCTGCCCCGAAATGATCGGATCGATCTCAAACACATTCAAGCCAAACAGCCTGTCGGTCGCTTTCCTCGCGGGATTGTTGATGATCGAATCCGTCAAAATTTCCGCAGCGGTATTGATTCCGGTCTGAGCAAACGTTGGCAGCCCGCCCGCGGTATTTGTCAGGCTTCCGGTCGTGATCAGCGATACAACATCGGCCTGAGGCAGTGCCGGGCTGGATCGTACTGTTGCTGAGAGCTGCTCGGAATCCTTGAGCGGCCCTGACAGATTGATATAGACCTGATAACCTGCGATCTCAGACTCAGCTTGAAGATTGATGACCGGTTCAACGGCGGTATCGGGCGGGAACTCAAGAACACCGCGCTGCACTTCGTATCTTTCCTTTCTAAAAAAGATCGTGCCGCTATTCGCGGTTATGCGGCCCGAAATACGCGGTTCATTCGCGTCACCCGTAAGAACGAGCGATACCGATGCCGTCAGGTCGGCGATGTTGTTCTTTACCACCAACGCGTCGCGGCCCTCGATCACCAGATCAAATCGCGGAACCGTCAACGAGCTGCCGCCTGAAGACAAAATCGGATCACGCCGTCCGCTTACCAGATTTGCAAGATCAATATCCTTTGAATAAATGCTGCGGCGAGCATAAACGCGGCCGCTGATAGTCAATTGCAAGTTCTGCACAGGATTATCGCGAACGCCGATGATCTCGAGTTGAGCATCGCCGGTCGTCATAAAATCCTTTGGCAGCGGAACGGTAACATTATTGCCGTCAAGCGAAAACCTAAATGTTTGAACCGACAAACCGTCAAGAATTCCTCCTCCGCTTCCGGTAAACTTTCCACCACCGAGGTATCCGGTTGCCTCTTCGACCTCGACCTGATTGGAGGTAAAGATCACTCGTGCCTTGAGACGTTCAATCGTAAAACGATCTGAGCCCATAAATGTCGCGACCGAGCCGTTAACGATATTTGCCGTACCGGAAAGCCTCGCCGTCGCATTTGGCCCCGACAGCCTAACCGACGTATCCGCAAAACCGCTAAAGAAGGTATCCTTCGTCAGCAAATTGAGCAGAGTAAGATTTACACGGCCATCGATCGATAGATTGTTGTTGCCGTTGTCGGTCAGTGCTTTGGTTCCGGCGATCGTCATATTCGATCCGCCGCCCGCAAACCGAGCGCTTTCAAAAATGATCTCACGCGGATTAAACCGGATAACAATAGGCTCCGCTGCGGCAAGCGGCGTTTCCTGTATTTGCAAAGCAAGCTGCGAAAACTGTGCGGTGCCTGACAAATTTGCGGCTGTATAAATGCGTTTTCCTTTGTCGTCGAGTGCCGACAGATTTCCGCCAAACTCGACACGTCCGGTTCCCGTTCCGGTGATAGGAAAATCTTTCAGCTGCTTTACGAAAGCGAGAAAAGGAGCAACAGGGCTTTGATTAAAATCTGTCGAAGCCATAAACGGCAAATTGTCATCGGCCAGATTTACCGAAGCATTTATCACTTGCGGCCGTCCGTCGAGATTTGCGGTCAGTTCGGCTGTCAACACTCGATTCACCGTTTTTCCGTTGAAAGCAATGTTGCCGAGCGAGGTTTCATTGACGGCAACATTCGGTGCAATGCCGTTAAAATTGACGTCGTATGTCGAAGGGCGGTTGTATTCTCCTGTCGCCTTTGCCGTGAAATCCAGGTCGCCGCTGATGACAGGCAAACTTACGCTCTTTGGCAAAAGTGCAAGTACGAGCGGAAGCGGAACGCCCTTACCGTTGAGATCGGCAGCAAATGCTGACGATGCACGGTCAAAATTTCCGCTTGCGTTAAGCCGTCCGGCGCCGATCTGCATCTCGCCTGTCTGCAGTTCGATCCGCGTTCCGCTAAAGCCTGCTTTGACCTTCAAATTATCAAACGCCTGCCCCGCAATTACACCATTCGCCGCAGCAAGATCGATCAATCCTGTCGCCTGTTCAGGCAAGCCCGTGATATCGACGGTTCCCGATGTGTTGCCGTTCAAGTCGCGAATCCCTTCCGGCAGATCTATCGGCAATGCGGCAAGAAGATTGCCCGCATTTATATTTGTGAGTTCTGCTTTTACCGCTACGCTGTTCGTCTTTCCGGTTGGGATACTAACAGTAAATGACGCGTTTCCGCCGCTGCTTTCCCGCAGTTTACCGTTTCGCAGTTCAGTGCCGGATGGCGATACAAATATGTCGGTTGAGACAGACCCTATCTCGCGTCCGCGCAAAGCGATCGAATCGAGCGAAGCCTTTCCATCGATCGTTGGATCGGATAAATTGCCCGTCAGCGATCCGTCAAACGTCAACTTTCCGCCGACCGCGACCTGCATCGAATCCATCTGACGCTCAAACTCGGGCGACACACCTAGAACGCGAACAAGCCGTTCGATCTCCGAAGCATCAGCCGATCTCAGTGCAAGCGTTAGATCGGAATTCTGGTCCTTTAGATCAAAACGTCCGCTTGCGTTCAGGCTGCTGTTCGCCGATCTTAGGTCGGCTGTATCGATATTAAAAAGACCATTTGCCGCGTTAAGTCTTACCTGCCCGCTGATCGGTATCAGGCCGCTGTCTGCTGTTCCTGCGTTTGCGGTGATGCCTGCATTTACGGTTCCGCTCGCCGTGCGAAAGTTCGTTCCGCTGAATGTGAGATCAATGTTCCCGGTCGTCTCGCCCTCAATAGGAATAATGCGTCCGCTTTGCAGTGCGAGAAGTTTTGAAATATCTAGGTTGGCAAAATCGCCTGTCACCGTCGATGCCGTTCTGTTGTTCAGAGCGATCTCGGCCCTGCCGTTCAACTGGCCGTTCATTACAGTCGCGGTTAGATCGTTCAAAGCTACGCGCTCATTCGTAACATTCACTTTCGATCTCGCTGCTCCAAGAGCAACACTTCCGATCGCACCGCCGCCGAGGCTCATGTCCGCGGTCACGCGATAACGGCCAGATGGTTCAAGAATGTAAACCGGCTTTTGAATTTTTACGGCTTCGAGTTTACCGCCTTGCGGCAGGTTTTTGGTTTTCGCCAATGTCACATCGCCCGCATCGATGTCGTTCGACGTCGCTTCGACACGGCCTTGCCTGACCGTTAGCCGGACGCCTCCAATATTAATGCTGCCAAGCACGGCCGAGCCTGTATCGATCTTTGCAACGCGAGTTTTGTCTGCATAAACCGTCAGTGCACCGCCGGAAATATTTTCAAGATCCACCGTCGGAGCAGTAACGCCGCTGACAGTCGTACCGTCAATATTAAGTTGGTCGACGCGAAGATTCTTAGCAGTAAAATCGGTCGTTTTCGGCAGATCTGTAAGTTGGAAATCGTCAACCGAAAGCTTTTTCGCTTTTATACCCTTTATCGATCCGGCATCGGCCCTGACGTTGTTCAGACCAACCTCGGTCGTGCCTTTGCGATGTTTTACGCGGACATTTTGGCCGGTCACGCCTTGCAAACTAAAATCCTTAGACGAAAGGGACTTGGTATTTCCATTCGGAGCGGAAACATTTACGGTGCCGTTAGCCAGCGAAAATTTCAGGTTTCGCGCTTGCAGCTCGGCAAACTCCAGATCCTTGATCGAGAACTTTTGCGCTCGTCCGCTGCCGGCCTGTGCAGTGAGTTCGCGATCACGAACCTCGGCCGTCGCGTCGCGTAAAAATAAACCGCCTATGCCAAGATCATTCGTTTTTGCGGCCGCAGCCTGAAGCTCGCCCAGCCACCGAAAATCAGTTCCCGTCCCACGTACGTTTCCCGACAGCTTGAGAAAATCAACGCGAAAATCTTCGAACGTCAACATCTCTGCCACGGCAGTTCCGTTTGCTTCGTAATTGGCATTCGTTCCGGCAACAGTCGCCTCGACGTTCACGGCCTTGAGGTAAACGCCGTTCGCACGCAGGCTCTGAGCATCTGCCTCGCCTTCGATCCTATAAGTCTCGCCTTCGCCGGTCACCTTGCCTTTAAAATTGCCGACACCGACGAGCGAAGTGCCGATCGGTAAAATGCTCGACGCCTGCGTCAGATCGACGCTCGATTGAATATCGAATTCATAACGCGGTGCGGCCCAATCGGTAAGCGTTCCCGTCAGCGTTGATTCACCGATGGGCGTTTTTAATTCAAAACTCTTGATCTCGGCTCCTCGGTTATCTGCTATGCCCGAAGCTCGAATGTCTATGTCCTCCACCGAGCTTTCGTTATATATAAAGTTCGAGTCCGTCGAGGTCAGATCAAATTTGTAGCGTTTCTGTTCATCTGGAACCTCGCGATTCTCCGGCGAAAGAAGAAACAGAACGTTCTTCGCATTACCTGAGACCTTTCGTGACAGATCGCCAAAATGCACGACGCTGTCAGCAAGCGAAAAATCGACCGAGTTGTATTTGAAATTTACGGACGATCCGCGCTCATCCTCGACGAGTTTAAGGTTTGCAAAATTCGAACGCCCGTTCTCGTCAAACTTTACCCAAGCCTCGGCTCCCTTGATCTCGGTCTTATCTATACTGATGTCGCGGCTCAATTGCCATGCGTAAAGGTTCTGGACCGTCAACAAAAGATGAGCATCGCGGATAAAGAAAAGTTTCTCGCCACTTACGCGATCGTTAAATGTCGCGTTTTTGAGTTCGAGTTCGAGCGGATTGACCGTGACGCGAAAAACATCGGCACTAAAATCAACGCCGATGTCAGCCATCTTTGTAACAAACTGCGTCTTTACATAGTTGTTAAAAACGCCGCTACGGTAAATGATGAACGAAAAAAGCACAAGCAAAAACGCCGCCGCCGCAAGCACCACAGCCGCGATCACGCCATTGCGCCGCGTAAAAAACCGTCTGCGCATGATCTGCGGTGACGGTTCCTGCGGTTCACTGTTTTCGTTCTCGTCTTCGGGCATATCGATCAGCAATTAAACTTTGTGTCCTTTGTGTCTTCTCTCCGCGCCCTCCGTGTTAAAAATTTGATTAAACACAAAGGACACAAAGAATCTCCACAAAGAGCACAGAGAAATCTACAAGCTCACCGTCTCGACTATCTCAAGGTCAAACGCATCCAGAGCATTTACCTTCGGCGGATGATTAGACAGCAGCCGAATTTTCTTGACGCCGAGATCTTTTAATATCTGCGCGCCGATGCCGTAATCGTGAACTTTTCCATAACCCGTCTCACGTTTTGCCGTCTGAAAGTCCATTCCCTGCTCCTGCATCAGCGCATAGGTCCTGAGCTGATTCACAAGATCAAGGTTATTCTCTCGCTGGCGCAAATACAGTATGACGCCATAACCTGCTTCTGAGATCTTTTGGAGAGAGGTTTGCACAGCGTTTGACGCTTCGCCTAAGCCGACGCCAAACATCGCAAACGTGACGTTCTCGGTTTGGACGCGAACTATCACAGGCTCGGTTGCACTCGAAACGTCGCCCATCGCCAGCGCAAGATGCGTTTCGCCGTTCACCTCGTTCTCATAAAGCACCGCCCGAAACGTCCCAAACTGCGTCGGCAGGTCCGTTTCAACAACGCGCTTCACCAATGTTTCTTTATGGATTCGATAACGAACAAGGTCGGCGACTGAGATGATCTTCAGCCCATGTTTCTCCGCAAAAACTTCAAGCTCCGGCATCCGCGCCATCGTGCCGTCGTCGTTCATGATCTCGCAGATAACAGCCGCCGGCTGCAATCCCGCGATCCGCGCAATATCAACGCTCGCCTCAGTTTGCCCAACGCGCACAAGCACGCCGCCATTCTTTGCCCGCAAAGGAAAAACATGCCCCGGCCGCGCCAGATCCGAAGCTTTCGACTTCGGATCGACCGCAGTTAATATCGTCTTCGCCCGATCAGCCGCCGAAATGCCCGTCGTCACACCTTCGCGAGCCTCGATCGAAGTCGTAAACGCCGTGCCCATGCTCGAGGTGTTTTCCGTTGTCTGCGGGAACAGTTGTAGCTCATTACAGCGCTCCTCGGTCAACGGCATACAGATCAAACCGCGGCCATGCACCGCCATAAAATTAATGATCTCCGGCGTCACCATCTCCGCCGCGCAGACGAGATCGCCCTCATTTTCACGGTCCTCGTCATCCACGACGATTATCATTTTTCCGTCGCGGATGTCGCGCGCGGCATCTTCTATCGAGGCTAAAGGCATTTTTGATCTCAACGTGGGCGCGAAAAAAAAGGCGCCGCTATGCGTGTGTTAACTAAATTCTAACGAATGGCGGGCATTTAGGCGAATAAAAACGGGGTGATCGCCGTCGCTTTTGTCTTTTTGGCGCAACTTGTCACAATATCCACTTATGCTGCAGCCGCAAAGGGTCCGATTGCTAAAGGTCCTCCTACATATAATCTTTCTGCTCTCAGGTGTTACCGCTGTCCTCGTCGGTCCGATCCTGCCGGTGCTCGCAAAGCATTTTGCGCTAAATGACCTGGAGGTCAGCTTCTTTTTCCCGGCTCAATTTGCGGGTTCGCTGACGGGCTCATTTATCACGAGCCGTTTAGCGAAACACAATAAATATATGACCGCGGCGATCATCGGCGGCGTCATGATGGCGATCGGTATGTTGCTGATGAACGCTGATTCGTTCGCGGGTTGTCTGGTTGGATTTTTTGTCAACGGACTCGGCATCGGGCTGACGCTGCCGTCGATCAATATGATGATAGTCGAGGTCGAACCCGAACGCCCCGCAGCCGCTCTCAGCTTTCTAAACTTCTGCTGGGGCGTCGGAGCGATCCTCTGCAAACCGTTCGTCGATCTTTTCAGCACGCCGGACAGCATCGGGCTGACGACTATAATTCTCGCCGTACCGCTTCTGGTATTTTCGCTGTTGCTGCGTCTCGCGGCCGGCCCGTCAAAGCAAGCCGCTGCACAAACAGTCAAAGACACCGACGCCGACTACGAACCGATCTGGCGAATGCCGATCGCGTGGGCCATCGCCTTTTTCAACTTCGTCCACGTCGGTTTCGAAAGCGGCATGGGCGGTTGGCTGACCACCTACACCGACCGGCTCGAAGGCCAGCCGATCACCACCTGGCTGTCGCCAACGCTGCTCTATTTCCTGTTCTTCGTCATCGGCCGCGGAGCCGCTCCGCTCCTGTTTCGCTTTCTGAACGAGAATAAAATGCTCTTCCTCGGCCTCGCAATAGTCCTCGTGGGAATGGCACTTACGCTGTCTGCTCACACAATTCTTGCGTTAAGCCTCGGCTCATCCATCGCCGGATTTGGCACCTCGTGGATATTCCCGACCAACGTCTCGCGATTCTCAAAAACCTTTGGCCCTGCCGCCAACCGACGCGCAACCCCGCTATTCATGTTCGGCACCCTCGGCGCCGCGTCAGTAACATGGCTCATCGGCTTCATCTCCAACCAAACCGGCAACCTCCGCTCCGGAATGTATGTGCTGGTCGTGAGCGTCGTTGTCCTTATCGTCGTCCAAATAGGATTGAGCGTTAAAACATTGAGAATCGAGAAAAAGTATTGACAGCCTGTATAGCCTGGATGAGGAGTTGATCCGTCATGTGAGATCAAAACTATACGTATTGTATGCAGCGATCAACATACAATGAGTATCAATTCAGTGAATAGTTAATAGTTAACAGTGATGGCCGCAAAATAATTACATTGTGGTCACATTTTGACGCAGTTGAGTCGGCAAGGCAATGAGGAACAAAATGTGGTAGCCATGTGATCTAGATCGCGGCGGCGCTAGGTTGATGTGGGCGAGGCATAAGCCATTATCTCGCTCTTTTGGCTCGCGGGATTCCGTGGCCGGCGCGGACGCGGTAGTTGAGTTCGAGGATCAGGACGCCGTCTTCGATGATTGCGGATGGGAATCGTACGGTGTAGTCGAGGCTGATGTCGTGCTTTCGTATAAAACGCAGCTTCTAAAACAGCTTTCTGAAAGCAAGAAATTTACTTAGATTAGCTGACGACGTTCGGTGGCTGGCGTGGTCGGCGGTGGCCGTCGAGACGGCTGTTTTGCGGGCGAGGCGGCGAAATCGGCAGAGCCAACCGGTGGTCGACTAGTGGAAATCGCAAAAAACGACGTTTTTAGAGCTGAAATTGTCTTAAATATGAAATTTTCCGATGGCTTTTTGAGGGTCTCCGATGGCTTTTTGGGGGTCGAGCGATGGCTTTTTGACCCTTTCCGATGGCGCAAACCCGCCGCGACGCATTTTTTATGCACTGAGATCGAGAGTTTTTAAATAATTTCGAAATTCTTCACCTAGGTCTTCGCGTTTTAGAGCAAGTTCGACAGTTGCCATCAAAAAGCCCAGTTTATCGCCCGCATCGTGGCGTTTTCCTTCGAGTTTGACCGCGTAGAAAGGCCTTTCTTTCAACAAAATACGCATCGCGTCGGTGATCTGTATCTCGCCGCCGGCACCAGGCTTGGTTTGCTCGATCGCCTTGAAAATATCAGGCGTAAAAATATACCTTCCAATAATGGCCAGATCGGACGGAGCGTCAGCAAATTTCGGCTTTTCGACCATGTCCTTGATCTTGTAAACATTAGGTTCGACCTCGTCGGCATCGATCACTCCGAACCGCGAGATGTCTTCTCCGGCGACCTGCATCGTGGCTATAACAGGAGCATTATACTTCTCAAAAACCTCGACCATCTGTTTTAAGGCAGGTTTTTCGGCGTCCACAATGTCGTCCGCCAGCAATGCCGCAAACGGCTCATTGCCGACAAAATCCTTTGCCTGATAGATCGCATGGCCAAGGCCCAAAGCCTGTTTTTGCCGCGTGTAGCTGATATGAACCATGTCCGAGATCGCCCGCACCGCCTCAAAAAGCCCTTGTTTACCGCGTTCTTTTAGCAGTTGTTCGAGCTCGAACGATATATCGAAATGATTCTCGATCGTGCTTTTGTCACGGCCTGTGATGATCAAAATGGACTCGATGCCGCTTGCGACGGCTTCCTCTATCACATACTGGATAAGGGGTTTATCGACCAGCGGCAGCATTTCTTTAGGCGATGATTTCGTCGCCGGTAGAAACCTTGTACCTAGCCCCGCAGCGGGGAAAACAGCCTTGCGAATTTTGTTTGTCATACCAATTTTGCTAAATTCAACCAACGGGCAGAAACGCGAGTGTTAACGAGCGTGCTTTCGTGCGGTCGGCACGCTCCTTCACAGTCGCGTTTCTGCCTTTTGTGAGATTTTAGGCTAAAAATCGCACAGAAACAACTATTCGTAAGTATTACCGATGCTCGACCTCAATTTTGTAAGAGATAATTTGGATGCGGTTCGCTCAGCGCTGAAAAACCGCAATTTTCCTACCGATTCGCTCGATAAGTTTGTCGAGCTCGACGCCGAGCGCCGCCGCGTCATAGGCGAAGCCGACAAGATCAACCAGCTTAGAAACTCATCAAGTAAAGAGATCGGTGCTCTAATGCAGGCCGGAAATAAGGACGAAGCCGATGCCAAAAAGGCTGAAATTGCAGGGCTAAAAAACAAACAGACTGAGTTTGAGCGGCTTCGCGATGAGTCTGTTGCATCAATGCACGAACTGCTGGCCGGCTTGCCGAATATTCCCGCTGATGACGTCCCGATAGGTGCGGATGAGTCTGCAAACAAAGAGGTTAGGCGTTGGGGTGAGCCGAAAGAATTTGATTTTGAGCCAAAGGACCACGTCGATCTCGGCGAAAAGTTAGGCATTATCGACTTTGAAAGGGCGACAAAGATCGCAGGTTCACGGTTTGCGATCCTTAACGGAGCAGGTGCTCGACTTAGCCGAGCATTGATCAATTTCATGCTTGAGGTCCACACGACCGAGCATGGATATACTGAGACGCTGCCGCCTTTTTTGGTAAATAGAACGGCACTTTTCGGCACAAACCAACTGCCGAAATTTGAAGACGATCTGTTTCATATCAAGGACGATCGAGGCTTTGCTTTGATACCAACGGCCGAAGTTCCGGTCACAAATTATCATTCCGAAGAGATCCTTGACGCATCTGAGCTTCCCAAGTACTTTACGGCTTATACACCATGTTTTCGCAGCGAAGCTGGCAGTTACGGCCGTGATACACGCGGACTAATACGCCAGCATCAGTTTGAAAAAGTGGAGCTTGTAAAGCTGTGTGTGCCCGAAAATTCCGAAGACGAACACGAAAAGCTGACCGCAAACGCCGAACGCATCTTGCAGCTTCTTGGTTTGCCATATCGCACGATGGTCCTTTCCACAGGCGATATGGGCTTTGGCGCCAGAAAGACCTACGACATTGAGGTTTGGCTGCCAAGCCAGAAAACGTATCGCGAAATATCGTCATGTAGTAATTGCGGTGACTTCCAGGCGAGGCGTATGAACACGCGTTTTCGCCGTGCCGGCGGTGCAAAGCCTGAATTTGTTCATACTCTGAACGGCAGCGGCCTGGCTGTAGGCCGAACATGGATAGCTATACTCGAAAACTATCAGCAAGCTGACGGTTCAATTCTTATCCCCGAAGCTTTGCAACCCTATATGAACGGGTTAAAAAGAATTTCCTGATACTATCTTTTTTGATGTTTTTGTTTAATTTTTACGTCGTTGCGGGGAAAAGATCCCGCGGACAAGCCAAAATGTCCTAGAAATATATTGACGTTTAAAAAGCCATCGGAGACCCCCCAAAAAGCCATCGCTAGACCTCAAAAAGCCATCGCTAGACCCCAAAAAGCCATCGGAAAAAAGTGCATTTGAGGGCCAAATCTCCAAAAGACTTTCGTCATATAACCTCACGAACATTGGATCCATCATTTCATCAATCAACGCTGATCTCGTCATTGTTTCGAAAAGGCAGACTCAATATCCTGGTTGAAGGACTCCCGTTCGACAAACTTGACTTTCTTTGAAACGTAATTACTATGTAATTATGAAGGCTCAAATAATTCAGATCGGTAACTCGCAGGGAATCCGAATACCAAAGGTTTTGCTCGAGGACAGCCGGATTACCGGCGAGGTCGATCTCGAACTCCATCCTGACGGCATACTCATCCGTAACACACAGCAGGCAC is a window of Chloracidobacterium sp. DNA encoding:
- a CDS encoding translocation/assembly module TamB domain-containing protein, with protein sequence MPEDENENSEPQEPSPQIMRRRFFTRRNGVIAAVVLAAAAFLLVLFSFIIYRSGVFNNYVKTQFVTKMADIGVDFSADVFRVTVNPLELELKNATFNDRVSGEKLFFIRDAHLLLTVQNLYAWQLSRDISIDKTEIKGAEAWVKFDENGRSNFANLKLVEDERGSSVNFKYNSVDFSLADSVVHFGDLSRKVSGNAKNVLFLLSPENREVPDEQKRYKFDLTSTDSNFIYNESSVEDIDIRASGIADNRGAEIKSFELKTPIGESTLTGTLTDWAAPRYEFDIQSSVDLTQASSILPIGTSLVGVGNFKGKVTGEGETYRIEGEADAQSLRANGVYLKAVNVEATVAGTNANYEANGTAVAEMLTFEDFRVDFLKLSGNVRGTGTDFRWLGELQAAAAKTNDLGIGGLFLRDATAEVRDRELTAQAGSGRAQKFSIKDLEFAELQARNLKFSLANGTVNVSAPNGNTKSLSSKDFSLQGVTGQNVRVKHRKGTTEVGLNNVRADAGSIKGIKAKKLSVDDFQLTDLPKTTDFTAKNLRVDQLNIDGTTVSGVTAPTVDLENISGGALTVYADKTRVAKIDTGSAVLGSINIGGVRLTVRQGRVEATSNDIDAGDVTLAKTKNLPQGGKLEAVKIQKPVYILEPSGRYRVTADMSLGGGAIGSVALGAARSKVNVTNERVALNDLTATVMNGQLNGRAEIALNNRTASTVTGDFANLDISKLLALQSGRIIPIEGETTGNIDLTFSGTNFRTASGTVNAGITANAGTADSGLIPISGQVRLNAANGLFNIDTADLRSANSSLNASGRFDLKDQNSDLTLALRSADASEIERLVRVLGVSPEFERQMDSMQVAVGGKLTFDGSLTGNLSDPTIDGKASLDSIALRGREIGSVSTDIFVSPSGTELRNGKLRESSGGNASFTVSIPTGKTNSVAVKAELTNINAGNLLAALPIDLPEGIRDLNGNTSGTVDITGLPEQATGLIDLAAANGVIAGQAFDNLKVKAGFSGTRIELQTGEMQIGAGRLNASGNFDRASSAFAADLNGKGVPLPLVLALLPKSVSLPVISGDLDFTAKATGEYNRPSTYDVNFNGIAPNVAVNETSLGNIAFNGKTVNRVLTAELTANLDGRPQVINASVNLADDNLPFMASTDFNQSPVAPFLAFVKQLKDFPITGTGTGRVEFGGNLSALDDKGKRIYTAANLSGTAQFSQLALQIQETPLAAAEPIVIRFNPREIIFESARFAGGGSNMTIAGTKALTDNGNNNLSIDGRVNLTLLNLLTKDTFFSGFADTSVRLSGPNATARLSGTANIVNGSVATFMGSDRFTIERLKARVIFTSNQVEVEEATGYLGGGKFTGSGGGILDGLSVQTFRFSLDGNNVTVPLPKDFMTTGDAQLEIIGVRDNPVQNLQLTISGRVYARRSIYSKDIDLANLVSGRRDPILSSGGSSLTVPRFDLVIEGRDALVVKNNIADLTASVSLVLTGDANEPRISGRITANSGTIFFRKERYEVQRGVLEFPPDTAVEPVINLQAESEIAGYQVYINLSGPLKDSEQLSATVRSSPALPQADVVSLITTGSLTNTAGGLPTFAQTGINTAAEILTDSIINNPARKATDRLFGLNVFEIDPIISGQNIANPSARLTVGRQINKNLRVTYATNLSQDQNQILALEYRVSNKLSLVAQYEQRALSNVTRTRDNFSFEIRFRRRF
- the ribB gene encoding 3,4-dihydroxy-2-butanone-4-phosphate synthase; the encoded protein is MPLASIEDAARDIRDGKMIIVVDDEDRENEGDLVCAAEMVTPEIINFMAVHGRGLICMPLTEERCNELQLFPQTTENTSSMGTAFTTSIEAREGVTTGISAADRAKTILTAVDPKSKASDLARPGHVFPLRAKNGGVLVRVGQTEASVDIARIAGLQPAAVICEIMNDDGTMARMPELEVFAEKHGLKIISVADLVRYRIHKETLVKRVVETDLPTQFGTFRAVLYENEVNGETHLALAMGDVSSATEPVIVRVQTENVTFAMFGVGLGEASNAVQTSLQKISEAGYGVILYLRQRENNLDLVNQLRTYALMQEQGMDFQTAKRETGYGKVHDYGIGAQILKDLGVKKIRLLSNHPPKVNALDAFDLEIVETVSL